In Bacillus sp. SB49, a single window of DNA contains:
- a CDS encoding alpha-glucosidase/alpha-galactosidase, with protein MSKITFLGAGSTIFAKNVLGDCMLTPSIQGFEFALFDIDQQRLSESDRMLKNLKESTGSTVTVKAYTDRKEALRGAKYVINAIQVGGYKPSTVIDFDIPKKYGLRQTIADTVGIGGIFRALRTIPVMMDFAQDIEEVCPDALFLNYTNPMAALTGAMLHHTSVQTVGLCHSVQAAVPELFRSLNMDDTDIQWKIAGINHMAWLLEVKKDGKDLYPEIKRRAQEKQKEKHDDMVRFELMNRFGYYVTESSEHNAEYHPYFIKGRYPELIERFHIPLDEYPRRCVKQISDWEKMREEVVHNSNLTHERTHEYASYIIDAMETDRPFRLHGNVLNTGGLISNLPNKAVVEVPCLVDRNGVTPCRIGDLPEQLAALNRTNINTQLLTIEAAITGKRDHIYHAAMLDPHTAAELSLDDIVSLCDELIDAHGAWIPKFEKSNVLV; from the coding sequence ATGTCCAAAATTACATTCTTAGGTGCAGGAAGCACGATTTTCGCTAAAAACGTACTTGGTGACTGTATGCTCACTCCGAGTATTCAAGGATTTGAATTTGCCCTGTTCGATATCGACCAGCAGCGGTTGAGTGAGTCGGATCGAATGTTGAAAAACTTGAAAGAGAGTACGGGGAGTACCGTGACCGTGAAAGCTTATACGGATCGTAAAGAAGCTCTTCGTGGCGCCAAATATGTCATCAATGCGATTCAAGTTGGAGGGTATAAGCCAAGTACCGTAATCGACTTCGACATTCCGAAGAAATACGGCCTGCGTCAAACGATTGCAGACACGGTGGGGATTGGCGGGATATTCCGTGCTTTGCGCACGATTCCGGTAATGATGGATTTTGCTCAGGATATTGAGGAAGTTTGTCCAGACGCTCTCTTCCTTAATTATACGAACCCGATGGCCGCGCTTACAGGGGCAATGCTCCACCACACTTCCGTCCAAACGGTCGGCCTCTGCCACAGCGTTCAAGCAGCAGTACCCGAATTGTTTCGATCGTTAAATATGGATGATACGGACATCCAGTGGAAAATTGCCGGCATCAATCATATGGCATGGCTTCTTGAAGTGAAGAAGGACGGCAAAGATCTTTATCCGGAAATCAAAAGGCGTGCACAGGAAAAGCAGAAAGAGAAACATGATGATATGGTGCGTTTTGAATTGATGAACCGCTTCGGATACTATGTGACGGAATCGTCGGAACATAATGCGGAGTATCATCCGTACTTTATCAAAGGTCGTTATCCGGAATTGATTGAGCGGTTCCATATACCTCTCGATGAATATCCTCGCCGCTGTGTGAAGCAGATCAGCGATTGGGAGAAGATGAGGGAGGAAGTCGTGCATAATTCGAATTTGACCCATGAGCGGACACATGAATATGCTTCCTATATCATCGATGCGATGGAAACAGATCGTCCGTTCCGCCTTCATGGTAATGTATTAAATACAGGAGGACTTATTTCAAATCTTCCGAACAAGGCGGTCGTAGAGGTCCCCTGTCTTGTCGATAGAAATGGTGTCACTCCATGCCGTATCGGTGACTTGCCGGAGCAGTTGGCAGCCTTGAACCGCACGAATATAAATACCCAGCTGTTGACGATCGAAGCAGCTATCACCGGCAAGCGTGATCATATCTATCACGCCGCGATGCTCGATCCTCATACGGCTGCAGAGCTGTCGCTCGATGATATCGTCTCTCTTTGCGATGAGCTCATAGATGCGCACGGGGCTTGGATTCCAAAATTTGAAAAAAGTAATGTTCTTGTATAA
- a CDS encoding YkvA family protein, translating into MKSTKSYKERLKQLNPKQAIEKGRAHFSEKEYGEKLRRYSGRLGAKVVYYSLLLYYAFRKPETPKKAKLTIMGALGYLILPVDLIPDFIPGVGLADDSAVIAYAISQIISHIDEEVERKAEQRVSRLFGRDLDEEERTLPRAER; encoded by the coding sequence ATGAAATCCACGAAAAGTTACAAAGAAAGGCTTAAGCAGTTAAATCCGAAGCAGGCAATAGAGAAAGGGCGCGCTCATTTCTCAGAAAAAGAGTATGGGGAGAAACTGCGCCGGTACAGTGGACGCCTCGGCGCGAAGGTCGTCTACTACAGCCTGCTCCTCTATTATGCCTTCCGAAAACCGGAAACGCCCAAGAAAGCGAAGCTCACGATTATGGGTGCCCTCGGTTATTTGATTCTTCCGGTAGACCTCATTCCGGACTTCATACCCGGTGTAGGTTTAGCGGATGACAGTGCCGTGATTGCCTATGCCATCTCCCAGATTATTTCCCATATTGATGAAGAGGTCGAGAGGAAAGCAGAACAGCGGGTCAGCAGGCTTTTCGGAAGGGACTTGGATGAAGAGGAGCGGACGCTTCCTCGGGCTGAGCGGTAG
- a CDS encoding Z1 domain-containing protein, translated as MPLQTKPLITDGDFFQHLNIKNKYKQPFRECMVRTAAKLLDTTTSESRPGMLLGKVQSGKTRTFLGVMGLMYDNGFDVVILLTKGTNALVRQTCSRLEEEFEAPLKADAMRVYDIMKMPDRLSKYEWSQKLAFVVKKETRNLDRLKETMIEKYPELAGKRVLFIDDEADFASVAYEHKRDQNITELRVIATKINELRQLLAQPAFLQVTATPYSLYLQPEDLTFHKGKVFEPVRPAFTELVPVHDRYIGGEVYFEMSEQEGHLASYLFHPVEEKELEVMKKMDGRRVKMDRLLTQKSIANIRHAVMNFLVGASIRRWQQRAMGQKRKKYAFIIHTERGKSAHSWQAELMEGFRTLLTAEAEKQSELFRELIRTSFVGIIRSVSKLKKHPVPEFPDIYEEVRHSLLEEHLVSSVVNSERDIRDLLDDQGELQLRAPMNIFIGGQILDRGVTVHHLIGFFYGRNPKSFQQDTVLQHSRMYGARPVADLAVTRFYTTVKIYDVMKRIHEFDAELRRVFEKGGHQQGVVFIQRDGKEEILPCSPNKIMLSSLTMIKPHKRILPIGFQTGYKTNIQKHIHTLDKLIDKAKVSAVREENGAFLIRKSEAKEMLRIVYETLEMEEGYTFHLDEYEALIDYLCAESDNGDYVWLLSRTHRQVKRFKKDGKFENSPDTPGKGSGELALARKVAESSPALLMLRQEGKKENGWRGSPFWWPVLIAQARIAPTVYADKIIK; from the coding sequence ATGCCTTTGCAGACGAAGCCCTTGATAACCGATGGGGATTTTTTTCAACATTTAAATATAAAAAATAAATATAAACAGCCGTTCCGAGAATGTATGGTTCGTACAGCTGCGAAGCTGCTGGACACAACGACGAGTGAAAGCCGTCCGGGTATGCTTCTCGGTAAGGTACAGTCCGGGAAGACGAGGACGTTCCTTGGGGTGATGGGACTGATGTATGATAACGGATTCGATGTCGTCATCCTGTTGACGAAAGGAACGAATGCGCTCGTCAGACAGACATGCAGCCGGTTAGAGGAGGAGTTCGAAGCTCCGCTGAAGGCGGACGCCATGCGGGTGTATGACATTATGAAAATGCCGGATCGACTTTCTAAATATGAATGGTCTCAGAAGCTGGCATTTGTCGTAAAAAAGGAAACCCGCAATCTCGATCGATTGAAGGAAACCATGATTGAGAAGTATCCGGAGCTAGCCGGAAAACGCGTACTGTTCATCGATGATGAAGCGGATTTCGCAAGTGTTGCCTATGAACATAAGCGGGATCAGAACATTACCGAGCTGCGAGTCATCGCAACAAAAATCAATGAACTGCGGCAGTTGCTTGCCCAACCGGCATTTCTTCAGGTAACGGCGACACCGTATTCTCTCTATCTGCAGCCGGAAGACTTAACGTTCCATAAAGGGAAGGTGTTCGAACCGGTCCGGCCTGCGTTCACGGAATTAGTCCCTGTTCACGACCGGTATATCGGAGGGGAAGTCTACTTCGAAATGAGTGAGCAGGAAGGTCATCTTGCTTCCTATCTTTTTCATCCGGTCGAGGAGAAAGAGCTGGAAGTAATGAAGAAAATGGACGGACGCCGTGTGAAGATGGACCGTCTGCTCACCCAGAAGTCTATTGCGAATATCCGTCATGCCGTCATGAACTTCCTTGTAGGCGCAAGCATTCGCCGCTGGCAGCAGCGGGCGATGGGGCAGAAGCGGAAGAAGTATGCCTTTATCATCCACACGGAACGAGGGAAAAGCGCCCACAGCTGGCAGGCGGAATTGATGGAAGGGTTCCGGACGCTTCTGACCGCGGAAGCGGAAAAGCAGTCCGAATTGTTCCGGGAATTGATCCGCACCTCTTTTGTGGGAATCATTCGTTCCGTAAGTAAGTTGAAGAAGCATCCGGTCCCTGAGTTTCCTGATATTTATGAAGAGGTACGCCATTCCCTGCTTGAGGAGCATCTGGTCAGCAGTGTCGTCAACTCGGAAAGGGATATCCGTGATTTGCTTGATGATCAGGGAGAATTGCAGCTGCGCGCCCCGATGAACATTTTTATTGGTGGACAGATTCTGGACCGTGGAGTGACCGTTCATCATTTGATCGGCTTCTTCTATGGAAGGAACCCGAAATCTTTTCAACAGGATACAGTTCTCCAACATTCAAGAATGTACGGAGCCCGTCCTGTCGCAGATCTTGCTGTTACCCGTTTCTATACGACGGTAAAGATTTATGATGTGATGAAGAGGATTCATGAATTTGACGCAGAGCTGCGCCGTGTCTTTGAGAAAGGCGGACATCAGCAGGGCGTTGTCTTCATACAAAGGGATGGAAAGGAAGAGATCCTGCCTTGCAGCCCTAATAAGATCATGCTCTCCAGTCTGACAATGATCAAACCGCATAAAAGGATCCTTCCGATAGGCTTCCAGACGGGATACAAAACGAATATTCAAAAGCATATTCATACTTTGGACAAGCTGATAGATAAGGCGAAGGTGTCTGCTGTCCGGGAAGAAAACGGAGCCTTCCTCATCCGTAAATCCGAAGCTAAAGAGATGCTTCGGATTGTGTATGAAACGCTGGAAATGGAAGAAGGGTACACGTTCCACCTGGATGAGTATGAAGCGTTGATTGATTACCTTTGTGCAGAATCCGATAACGGTGACTATGTATGGTTGTTATCCCGCACTCATCGACAGGTGAAGCGGTTCAAGAAGGATGGGAAGTTCGAAAACTCTCCGGATACTCCAGGTAAAGGCAGCGGAGAGCTTGCATTGGCAAGAAAAGTGGCGGAAAGCTCCCCCGCACTCCTGATGTTGAGACAGGAAGGAAAGAAAGAGAACGGGTGGCGGGGAAGTCCGTTCTGGTGGCCTGTCCTCATTGCCCAGGCCCGAATCGCCCCAACGGTCTATGCGGATAAAATCATAAAATAA
- a CDS encoding bifunctional diguanylate cyclase/phosphodiesterase, which translates to MHEEILGQYNWWLVVLSIAVSILSSYTALLLVRRMMQTEGAVRWKWLLIGSLTFGVGIWSMHFVAMLAYKMDMVVTYKAWGVTLSVIAAIFSSFLAFYLISRKERRWFHHILGSVLIGLSIVSMHYIGMDAMEMGMRIEYDPLWVALSIGIALAASFAALQLFTISANVKREEADYTNLKWWGSSLGMGAAISGMHYTGMYSASFHPMEEEKISSAVPVIDPTLLGLCIAFGVMATIGFLIKLIAFDTKMESTTDRLHLANQMYKSIVESANDAVITSDASGRVLSWNRAAERIFGHRKEDMYGKSLRKLTPGPYEEGDLSKMVQVIGRTVELEGLHKAGHTFPVELSLAKIDDHGKVFYIGIIRDITERKEAHARIQELVFKDDLTQLPNRRALYEYLFESMQKEKSDASSAVMFLDLDRFKHVNDVYGHRIGDLLLSETAERMRGCLDEEDLLVRQSGDEFVVVLPEPSEGEARRKAESIMKAMALPFLIDDREIYMSVSIGISLFPKDGHDSELILKHADTAMYQAKQSGGNQYVFFTNQISAMISRKVQLEAGLRKAVERGEIEVHYQPQIKVSTGDVIGFEALVRWRHPHLGMISPAEFIPIAEETKLIIPLGELVLREACVQFQKWVDAGYKVERIAVNLSSVQFRQPSFLKVVERVMEETGMAPRHLEFELTESIVQDSETAIPVMHELKRRGFTLSLDDFGTGYSSLSYLKDFPLDTLKIDKSFIQTINENYKERAVVDAIISIAAKLDLSVIAEGVETLEQLEYLQGVGCEEYQGYYFSPPLSSEKVWTLLKKCALSQ; encoded by the coding sequence ATGCATGAAGAAATACTGGGACAGTATAATTGGTGGCTGGTGGTCTTATCCATCGCCGTCTCCATTCTGTCTTCATATACAGCACTGCTCCTCGTAAGGAGGATGATGCAGACGGAAGGAGCTGTCCGCTGGAAGTGGCTGCTTATCGGAAGTTTGACCTTCGGAGTGGGTATTTGGTCGATGCATTTCGTCGCCATGCTCGCGTACAAAATGGATATGGTCGTTACCTATAAAGCATGGGGAGTAACGCTTAGTGTTATAGCAGCAATATTCTCCAGTTTTCTCGCCTTCTATCTTATCAGCAGGAAAGAGAGAAGATGGTTTCATCATATCTTGGGGAGTGTCCTGATCGGACTGAGTATCGTCTCCATGCATTATATAGGGATGGACGCGATGGAAATGGGGATGCGTATTGAGTATGACCCCCTTTGGGTCGCCCTATCCATTGGTATCGCATTGGCTGCCTCTTTTGCTGCACTCCAATTATTTACGATCTCTGCGAACGTAAAGAGAGAAGAAGCCGACTATACCAATTTAAAATGGTGGGGAAGTTCTTTAGGCATGGGAGCAGCCATTTCCGGCATGCATTATACAGGAATGTATTCGGCCTCTTTCCATCCAATGGAGGAAGAAAAAATTTCCTCCGCAGTACCGGTGATCGATCCGACTCTTCTCGGTTTGTGTATCGCTTTTGGTGTCATGGCGACCATCGGTTTTCTCATTAAGTTGATTGCATTTGATACGAAGATGGAGTCCACGACCGACCGTCTTCATTTGGCGAATCAGATGTACAAGTCCATCGTGGAGTCAGCGAACGATGCGGTGATCACTTCGGATGCGTCGGGTCGTGTCCTCTCTTGGAACAGGGCTGCGGAACGGATTTTCGGTCACAGAAAAGAAGATATGTACGGAAAAAGTCTTCGGAAGCTCACTCCGGGTCCCTACGAAGAAGGTGACCTTTCTAAAATGGTTCAAGTAATCGGAAGGACAGTAGAGCTGGAGGGGCTGCATAAAGCCGGCCATACGTTTCCTGTCGAATTGTCACTGGCTAAGATCGATGACCATGGAAAGGTCTTTTACATAGGCATCATTCGCGATATAACCGAAAGAAAGGAAGCTCATGCAAGGATACAAGAGCTCGTTTTCAAGGATGATTTGACTCAGCTGCCAAACCGTCGTGCGTTGTATGAATATTTGTTTGAATCCATGCAGAAGGAAAAGAGCGATGCTTCGTCGGCTGTCATGTTCCTTGACTTGGATCGCTTCAAACATGTGAACGATGTGTATGGTCATAGGATCGGTGATTTACTTCTGAGCGAAACGGCCGAAAGGATGAGAGGCTGTCTCGACGAGGAGGATTTACTTGTCAGGCAGAGTGGAGATGAATTCGTCGTTGTTCTACCGGAGCCTTCTGAGGGAGAAGCCCGCAGGAAGGCTGAAAGCATCATGAAAGCAATGGCTTTGCCATTTCTTATTGATGACCGGGAAATCTACATGTCTGTATCTATTGGAATCTCGCTCTTTCCGAAAGATGGACATGATTCGGAGCTTATATTGAAGCATGCCGATACTGCGATGTATCAGGCGAAGCAAAGCGGTGGAAATCAATATGTCTTCTTCACGAATCAAATCAGTGCCATGATTTCAAGGAAAGTACAGCTGGAAGCAGGTCTTAGAAAAGCAGTGGAGAGAGGCGAAATAGAGGTTCATTATCAGCCTCAGATTAAAGTCAGTACGGGGGATGTGATTGGATTTGAAGCATTAGTAAGATGGCGTCACCCGCATCTGGGTATGATATCCCCGGCTGAATTCATCCCTATTGCAGAAGAAACGAAGCTCATCATTCCTTTGGGGGAACTGGTATTGCGGGAGGCCTGTGTTCAATTTCAGAAATGGGTGGACGCAGGGTATAAAGTAGAACGGATTGCAGTCAATCTTTCTTCGGTTCAGTTTCGCCAGCCCTCCTTCTTAAAGGTTGTAGAAAGAGTGATGGAAGAAACGGGAATGGCTCCCCGACACTTGGAGTTTGAGTTAACGGAATCTATTGTACAGGATTCTGAAACCGCGATTCCCGTCATGCATGAACTTAAACGACGGGGGTTCACTCTTTCTTTGGATGATTTCGGTACCGGATATTCTTCTCTCAGCTATCTTAAAGACTTCCCGCTCGACACCCTGAAAATCGACAAATCGTTTATACAGACGATAAATGAAAACTATAAGGAACGTGCGGTCGTTGATGCTATTATCAGTATCGCTGCCAAGCTTGATCTCTCTGTCATTGCAGAGGGGGTAGAAACACTCGAGCAGCTCGAATATTTACAAGGAGTCGGATGTGAAGAGTACCAGGGATATTATTTCAGCCCTCCGCTTTCCAGTGAAAAAGTGTGGACTCTACTGAAAAAGTGTGCGCTTAGTCAATAA
- a CDS encoding response regulator, translating to MIRVMIVDDHAVLRDGIALVFQLEKDMEVVAQAGTAEEVRRKVPIVQPDILLMDIHLQEESGIELTRFIRDEYPDMKVLMLTIEDEEMYLKQALQAGASGYLLKETSSEELIHGVRNVYKGYCVIPPSMTAHLLTDKTGGRHTKKPSTLTQREQEVLQELVKGFTNKEIAHSLFISDKTVKIHISNIYRKLQVKSRSQAILYAVRNQLLLPIESFE from the coding sequence ATGATTCGAGTAATGATTGTAGACGATCATGCTGTGCTGCGTGATGGAATCGCCCTTGTCTTCCAGTTGGAGAAGGATATGGAAGTCGTTGCTCAGGCAGGTACTGCGGAGGAAGTAAGAAGGAAGGTGCCGATTGTCCAACCGGATATTCTATTGATGGACATCCATCTTCAGGAGGAGTCGGGGATTGAGCTTACCAGGTTTATAAGGGATGAATACCCTGATATGAAAGTGTTGATGCTAACGATTGAGGATGAAGAAATGTATTTGAAGCAAGCACTGCAAGCGGGGGCCTCCGGTTATTTATTGAAGGAAACATCAAGTGAAGAGCTGATCCACGGAGTCCGAAACGTGTACAAAGGCTACTGCGTGATCCCTCCTTCCATGACGGCCCATTTGTTAACAGATAAAACGGGCGGCCGTCATACAAAGAAGCCCTCTACGCTTACACAGCGGGAACAGGAAGTACTTCAGGAACTTGTCAAAGGCTTTACGAACAAAGAAATAGCACACTCCTTGTTTATCAGCGATAAAACAGTGAAAATTCATATCAGTAATATCTATCGGAAGCTTCAGGTGAAAAGTCGTTCTCAGGCGATCCTCTATGCAGTCAGAAATCAGTTGCTGCTGCCGATAGAATCTTTTGAGTGA
- the sipW gene encoding signal peptidase I SipW, with product MKTALRMIYKTLSVTAVGLIVALAIVVIAVKASGGEPTLFGYQMKTVLSGSMEPTFQTGSVIAIEMTEDPSVYKEGDVLTFIDKKEQVVTHRVIDVQEAGGDVLYTTQGDNNDGADLDPVLSGNVLGSYTGFTIPYLGFVLNYAGSKMGSALLLFVPGILLFLYGGLTFRKAVVDFKKQHEQTEPAQR from the coding sequence ATGAAAACGGCATTACGCATGATTTATAAGACGTTATCCGTGACTGCTGTTGGTTTGATTGTTGCTTTGGCAATCGTCGTCATTGCGGTCAAGGCGAGCGGCGGCGAGCCTACACTATTCGGCTATCAAATGAAGACGGTGCTGTCAGGATCGATGGAACCTACGTTTCAGACCGGGTCTGTGATCGCGATTGAAATGACGGAAGATCCGTCTGTTTATAAGGAAGGGGACGTCCTTACTTTCATTGATAAAAAGGAGCAGGTCGTCACACACCGGGTGATAGACGTACAGGAGGCCGGCGGGGATGTTTTGTACACGACGCAGGGAGACAATAACGACGGCGCGGATCTCGATCCAGTCCTTTCCGGGAATGTCCTTGGCTCCTATACCGGTTTCACAATTCCTTACCTCGGCTTCGTCCTTAATTATGCCGGGTCCAAAATGGGATCGGCTTTGCTGCTATTCGTCCCAGGTATCCTATTGTTCTTATACGGCGGTTTGACTTTTAGAAAAGCCGTAGTTGATTTCAAGAAACAGCATGAACAGACAGAACCTGCACAAAGGTGA
- a CDS encoding CalY family protein, translating to MSFFKKVSAGVVTASLGLSLMGGGTYAYFSDTEETSNTFGLGTLDVSVDPEVIVDIDNLKPGDTVLREFKLGNEGTLDIKSINLLTDYSVTDAAGDNAGEDMGDHIRVNFLWNWDKESEPVFQTTLSELQAMDPDTVAKDVFDPLWKQRGGLDVGAEDTLWVQFEFVDNGEDQNVFQGDSMNLTWKFQANQEDGVDHE from the coding sequence ATGAGTTTTTTCAAGAAGGTTAGTGCTGGTGTGGTGACTGCATCTTTAGGTCTATCTTTGATGGGAGGAGGGACATATGCGTATTTCAGTGATACGGAAGAGACGAGTAACACATTCGGGTTAGGGACACTGGATGTTTCCGTGGATCCGGAGGTTATCGTTGATATCGATAATTTGAAGCCCGGCGATACGGTGCTTCGTGAATTTAAACTGGGTAACGAAGGAACGCTTGATATCAAGTCTATCAATCTACTGACAGACTACAGTGTGACGGATGCTGCCGGTGATAATGCCGGAGAAGATATGGGAGATCATATCCGGGTGAACTTCCTCTGGAACTGGGACAAGGAGAGCGAGCCTGTATTTCAGACGACTTTAAGCGAGCTCCAAGCGATGGATCCAGATACAGTAGCTAAAGACGTATTTGATCCTCTATGGAAGCAGCGCGGGGGACTTGATGTCGGTGCAGAAGACACACTTTGGGTGCAATTTGAATTCGTCGATAATGGAGAGGACCAGAATGTGTTCCAGGGTGACAGCATGAATCTCACATGGAAATTCCAGGCGAATCAGGAAGACGGCGTCGATCACGAATAA
- a CDS encoding M4 family metallopeptidase has product MKKRVVTSTLALTLALSGFGFGAGSVSAEEAAKVKNNDTYGTPSYIIEKWEMPKMKAASSEKATVESIALSYLNYKNDLFKLKGNSKDNFQVLDTLKDEENGTSHVRLIEQYDGVPVYGAHQTVALNDKKEVQAFFGQVVPNLEAKELDSKPELTDKEAVEIAKASIEDEIGKVEAYDAEPSSDLYFYEYEGDFHLAFLVKASTSEPAPGYFHYFVDAKTGDIVNHYNAIDHVKAFGEEVNGDKAMFEAVYEEGSYYLFDETRGDGIHTFDALNMDPFLFNLFSQLLGYHGDEVTSDHKFFSDPAAVSAHKNAGIVYDYFKDTFDRDSFDDEGARMISSVHVGDKWNNAAWNGVQMMYGDGDGETYLPFSGAVDVIAHELAHAVTDRSADLVYQDEPGALNESMSDIFGAMVDRDDWLMGEEVGVDGEPLRSMEDPSSIPHPFYPDRGYPDHYSELYTGDLDNGGVHINSSINNKAAYLLAEGGTHYDIEVEGVGRDATEQIYYRALTKYLTATSDFSMMRQAAIQSAIDLYGEGSQEVTSVNQAYDAVGIQ; this is encoded by the coding sequence ATGAAGAAACGAGTCGTTACGTCGACACTGGCCTTGACACTGGCTTTAAGTGGTTTCGGTTTCGGAGCAGGGAGCGTCTCTGCAGAAGAGGCAGCGAAGGTGAAGAACAATGATACCTACGGCACACCATCGTATATCATAGAAAAGTGGGAAATGCCGAAGATGAAGGCGGCTTCCAGTGAGAAAGCAACAGTCGAAAGCATCGCTCTTTCTTATCTGAACTATAAGAATGATTTGTTTAAGCTGAAAGGGAACAGCAAGGACAACTTCCAAGTGCTTGATACTTTAAAGGATGAAGAGAACGGGACATCCCATGTAAGGTTGATCGAACAATATGACGGCGTACCTGTATATGGGGCACATCAGACGGTGGCGTTGAACGATAAGAAAGAAGTGCAGGCTTTCTTTGGTCAAGTCGTTCCCAATCTGGAAGCGAAAGAGCTGGATTCCAAACCGGAACTGACGGATAAGGAAGCAGTAGAGATTGCCAAGGCTTCCATTGAGGACGAAATCGGAAAAGTAGAAGCATATGATGCGGAGCCGTCCAGTGATTTGTATTTCTATGAATATGAAGGTGATTTCCACCTTGCGTTCTTAGTGAAAGCCTCCACTTCTGAGCCGGCACCGGGATACTTCCATTATTTCGTTGACGCTAAAACAGGTGACATTGTGAACCATTATAATGCCATCGACCATGTCAAAGCGTTCGGTGAAGAAGTAAATGGAGACAAGGCAATGTTCGAAGCCGTTTACGAAGAGGGAAGCTATTACTTGTTCGATGAAACGAGGGGCGATGGCATCCACACATTTGACGCTTTAAATATGGATCCGTTCCTCTTCAATCTATTCTCCCAGCTGTTGGGCTATCATGGAGATGAAGTGACAAGCGACCATAAGTTCTTCAGCGATCCGGCTGCGGTCAGTGCCCATAAGAATGCCGGCATTGTCTATGACTACTTCAAAGATACCTTCGACCGCGATTCCTTTGATGACGAAGGTGCGCGGATGATTTCTTCTGTCCATGTCGGAGATAAGTGGAATAATGCCGCATGGAACGGCGTGCAGATGATGTACGGCGACGGTGACGGGGAAACATACCTTCCATTCTCCGGAGCAGTCGATGTCATTGCCCATGAATTGGCGCATGCTGTCACAGACCGGTCTGCGGATCTTGTTTATCAGGATGAACCAGGGGCACTCAATGAATCGATGTCGGACATTTTCGGAGCGATGGTCGACCGGGACGACTGGTTGATGGGGGAAGAAGTAGGCGTCGACGGTGAGCCGCTTCGTTCTATGGAAGACCCGTCCTCTATTCCACATCCATTCTATCCGGATCGAGGATATCCGGATCACTACAGCGAATTATACACAGGCGATCTGGATAACGGAGGCGTTCACATCAATTCGAGTATCAATAACAAAGCGGCGTATCTCCTTGCAGAAGGCGGTACGCACTATGATATCGAGGTTGAAGGAGTAGGGCGCGACGCCACGGAGCAGATCTACTACCGTGCCTTAACGAAATATTTAACAGCGACTTCCGATTTCAGCATGATGAGACAAGCAGCCATTCAATCGGCGATCGATCTTTACGGAGAGGGCTCCCAGGAGGTCACGTCCGTTAACCAGGCGTACGACGCAGTCGGCATCCAATAA
- a CDS encoding SurA N-terminal domain-containing protein, with the protein MTLNKKWLLALVLAAFVGLLAACGDNSESSDDKDKEKQSSEQAEAPEPDLKNIPDVVAEVNGEKIEKKEFENTYKSQFQMAAMQAQMSGQELDQDQLKKSLAESMVGQELLIQEADNRELTASEEEINKRIDEIVEQQPQVKDKEDFMKQLKDNGGMDEKEVMSQLETQVKVDKLIAEEAGDTEPSEEEVKKAYDDMKKSQEDAETKQEVPAYEDVKPQIQQSLKQQKESEATQKIVDDLREKAEVKVNI; encoded by the coding sequence ATGACATTGAATAAGAAATGGTTATTGGCATTAGTACTTGCTGCATTCGTCGGATTGCTCGCGGCATGTGGCGACAATAGTGAATCATCTGATGATAAAGATAAAGAGAAACAATCTTCGGAACAAGCGGAAGCACCGGAGCCGGATTTGAAGAATATCCCTGACGTTGTGGCAGAAGTGAACGGTGAGAAGATCGAGAAGAAAGAATTTGAAAACACGTATAAGAGTCAGTTCCAAATGGCAGCCATGCAGGCACAAATGTCAGGACAGGAGCTGGATCAGGACCAACTGAAGAAGAGTCTTGCAGAAAGCATGGTTGGTCAGGAGCTGCTGATTCAAGAAGCGGATAATCGTGAACTGACAGCGTCCGAAGAAGAGATTAACAAGAGAATTGATGAAATCGTCGAACAGCAGCCTCAAGTGAAAGATAAAGAAGACTTCATGAAGCAGCTGAAAGACAACGGCGGCATGGATGAAAAAGAAGTCATGTCCCAATTGGAAACTCAGGTGAAAGTCGATAAGCTGATTGCAGAAGAAGCTGGAGATACAGAGCCTTCGGAAGAAGAAGTGAAGAAAGCTTACGACGACATGAAGAAAAGTCAAGAGGACGCAGAAACCAAGCAGGAAGTGCCTGCTTATGAAGACGTGAAACCTCAAATTCAGCAGTCTCTCAAACAGCAGAAAGAAAGCGAAGCGACTCAGAAAATTGTAGACGATCTTCGTGAAAAAGCAGAAGTCAAAGTGAATATCTAA